The following coding sequences lie in one Pseudomonas sp. SL4(2022) genomic window:
- a CDS encoding carboxymuconolactone decarboxylase family protein, producing the protein MYSPRIQPVQPPYTSDVQAAFDRVMPPGMPPLKLFRSMAHNPRVLQRLLAAGLLDRGSISLRERELLILRTTARCGAEYEWGVHVAAFNGQAGLSPEQLADTCAVVTDGGLWSSTEQALLALADSLHSSAAVEDRLWQQLSSAFTEAQLIECLVLVGFYHAVSFVVNGLRVEHEAQAPRWAG; encoded by the coding sequence ATGTACAGCCCGCGTATTCAGCCCGTGCAACCACCCTATACCTCTGATGTGCAGGCGGCGTTTGATCGGGTTATGCCGCCCGGTATGCCGCCGTTGAAACTGTTTCGCAGCATGGCGCACAACCCGCGGGTGCTGCAGCGGTTGCTGGCTGCAGGCTTGCTTGATCGTGGCAGCATCAGCCTGCGCGAGCGTGAACTGCTGATCCTGCGCACCACGGCACGTTGTGGCGCGGAGTATGAGTGGGGGGTGCACGTTGCCGCATTCAATGGTCAGGCGGGGCTCAGCCCTGAGCAGCTGGCCGATACCTGCGCCGTCGTGACTGATGGCGGGTTATGGAGTTCGACTGAGCAGGCGTTGCTGGCGCTGGCTGACAGCCTGCATAGCAGCGCAGCGGTGGAGGATCGTCTGTGGCAGCAACTCAGTTCAGCATTCACTGAGGCACAACTGATCGAGTGCCTGGTGCTGGTGGGTTTTTATCACGCGGTCTCGTTTGTGGTGAACGGCCTGCGTGTCGAGCACGAGGCCCAGGCACCACGCTGGGCTGGCTAG
- a CDS encoding Smr/MutS family protein, translating to MQDDDFSLFKAELRGVKPIKHDRADTGKPKPNRAQLATLRQAATARVDSIKVDGLSDQFVIDVGAEDPLYWAANGVQEGQMRKLKLGQISFEGSLDLHGMNVEKARDTLWAFIAEANKLEVRCVRVTHGKAVRMDGRKPMIKSHVNTWLRQHPQVLGFTSCLAKHGGTGAVYVMLKRTMMDGRDD from the coding sequence ATGCAAGACGATGATTTTTCTCTATTCAAAGCCGAACTGCGCGGCGTCAAACCCATCAAGCATGACCGCGCCGATACCGGTAAGCCAAAACCCAACCGTGCCCAGCTGGCCACTCTGCGCCAGGCGGCTACGGCGCGCGTGGACAGTATCAAGGTCGACGGCCTGTCCGATCAGTTTGTCATCGACGTGGGCGCTGAAGACCCGCTGTACTGGGCGGCCAACGGCGTGCAGGAAGGCCAGATGCGCAAGCTCAAGCTGGGCCAGATCAGCTTCGAGGGCAGTCTCGACCTGCATGGCATGAACGTGGAAAAGGCCCGCGACACCCTCTGGGCGTTCATTGCCGAAGCCAACAAGCTGGAAGTGCGCTGCGTGCGCGTCACCCATGGCAAGGCTGTGCGCATGGATGGCCGCAAACCGATGATCAAAAGCCACGTCAACACCTGGCTACGCCAGCACCCGCAGGTGCTCGGTTTCACCTCCTGCCTGGCCAAGCACGGCGGCACTGGCGCTGTTTATGTGATGCTCAAACGCACCATGATGGACGGCCGCGACGACTAG
- a CDS encoding cysteine hydrolase family protein, translating into MSTPKTMFALTGRGHAPASLSNATLLVIDAQEEYRSGVLQLPGLDAALEEIAKLLAAARDLGSAIVHVKHLGIPDGLLDPRGPRGLHLPEAAPLPGEFIVEKRMPNAFTGTDLHERLQTLGRLDLIVCGFMTHSSISTTVRATKDYGYRCTVVDAACATRDLPTLDGQVISAADMHRAEMIALADNFAAVVPRASALL; encoded by the coding sequence ATGTCCACCCCTAAAACGATGTTCGCCCTCACTGGCCGCGGCCATGCGCCCGCTAGCCTGAGCAATGCGACCTTGCTGGTCATTGATGCGCAAGAGGAATACCGCAGCGGCGTGTTGCAACTACCGGGACTGGATGCTGCGCTGGAAGAAATCGCCAAGTTGCTCGCTGCGGCCCGAGACCTGGGCAGTGCCATCGTTCACGTCAAACACCTGGGTATCCCTGACGGTTTACTCGACCCGCGCGGCCCACGTGGCCTGCACCTGCCGGAAGCAGCACCGCTCCCGGGCGAGTTCATCGTCGAGAAGCGAATGCCCAATGCCTTTACCGGTACCGACCTGCATGAACGTCTGCAGACACTGGGTCGGCTGGATTTGATTGTCTGCGGCTTCATGACCCACTCCAGCATCAGCACCACGGTACGCGCCACCAAGGACTATGGTTACCGTTGCACCGTGGTCGATGCGGCCTGCGCCACCCGTGATCTGCCGACGCTCGACGGCCAGGTGATCAGTGCGGCCGACATGCACCGGGCCGAGATGATCGCCCTGGCCGACAACTTTGCCGCCGTGGTGCCACGCGCCAGCGCCCTGCTCTGA